CTCCTTTCCAAGAAATCCATAAATAAAAGAAATAGTTATAATATCTTTGTTTCCACATGACTATCTTTGGGTCAATCCTTTTTTAAAGGATTGAAAGAGTAGTTATAATATCTTTGTTTCCACATGACTATCTTTGGGTCAATCCTTTTTTTAAAGGATTGAAAGAGTAGTTATAATATCTTTGTTTCCGCCTGACCACCGGTTAGCTCGTTTAATTTCCTATCAAAGCTTCCCTGCAGGCCTCCAGGTACTTCAACCACAGCTATCCATGATCCGTCTGCTTGCCATTCTTCCCTTTTTGTTTTTCCAAATTCTGAGATTACTGAGTATACCTTTCCAGTGTAATCTCCAGGTATCTTAATTGCCATATCCACCTTTTCAAATCTTATGGGTATTTTAACACGAATGGCTTTAAGAACAGCATTTACCTGTTCATCAACACTTTTAAATGGATCAATTTTAACTTTAACCTCTTCCATGGCTATTTCTATTCTTCTTGCTGGGTGAGGGAGTTTTGTCTGTGGATTTATGGCTTCTCTTGTTATTTTTGCAATGATCTTTTTTCTTTTCTCTTCCTGCATATCTCTTCGCTGTTTGGCAGTTAACTGAACCTGACCTTTTTTAATAATTATGGCTGCAGCTTCAAGAGGGTCTGTACTCCCAAAAGCTTTCATCATAGCTTCTTCAGATGCTTTATCCCCCTTTCTTGCATCCTTAAATATTTCCTCAACAGCTAATATTTTATCCACTTCTATTTCTTTACCTCTTTTAAAATCGGAAGCAAGGTCTGGATCTACAAGAATTTCAAAGTGTTCTCCATGATATTCCAAACGTGCTATAACTGAATCTTCAAGAGTAACCATTTTTACTCCTCTTCTGCTTCCTCCTTAGGTTTTCGTAAAAGAAGTTCCTCTACATATTCATCAATTTCATCCTGGGTTAATTTTTTGAACATTCTGGTTTCAAGTTCTATCACTGCGATTTCAACACTTTCAGCACTGGTCTTACCTTCTGTAGCTTCATAAACAGCATCTAAGGCCAGGTCAATGGCTTCATTTAGTGACATATCTTCTCTGTATTTTTTTTCAAATTCTTCCATTGCAATCTGTCTTCCTGCACCTATTGCTGTTGCCTTGTATTCAATTAAAGCACCGCTGGGGTCAGTTTCAAACAGCCTGCACCCACTATCATATACTCCTCCAATGATCAAAGCTGAACCAAAAGGCCTTACACCACCGTGCTGAGTATACATCTGTTTCATGTCACATATTTTTTTGGCTAAACTATCCACTCTTATTGGTTCATTGTAGGTAATTCTATTTATCTGGGATTCTATTCTTGCTCTGTCGATCAGAGCCCTTGCATCAGCTACAAGTCCAGAGGTGGCTGCACCAATATGTTCATCTATCTGGAATATTTTTTCAATTGATTGGGGTTCAACAAGCTTGCTTGTTGGTCTTTTATCCACAACAAGAACAATACCTTCACGAGATTTAACCCCTAATGAAGTTGTACCTCTTTTAACAGCTTCTCTTGCATATTCAACCTGAAAAAGTCTTCCATCTGGGCTAAATACAGTTATAGCCCTATCATATCCTGCTCCTGGCATTGGTTGCATTATATATACCTCTCTTTTTTTTTCAATATATGAATCTAATTTTTTATTTCAGTTTAAATAAAGTTTATTAATTAAAACTATTTAATTAAATGGAATTTCAATAAAATCTTAGAACTCCTGTTACATGAATTAAAAAATTCAAACTATTTATTTATGTTGGTTTTCTATTTTAATAAAGTTTTTTATCGCTGATTTAATTGTTCCTGAAATACCAAGTGTATGAAATACCACAGATTTTCCCCTAAATTTTGATATAAGTGATAGGGCAGCTCTTACCGAGTTAACTTCATTTCTGCTGCACTGAATAATCCCTTTAATCACATTATTATCTGTTGACTCTATTTTCCAGACTTTCATAATCCATAAATCAAATTTACTTGTTTTACATTCTCCGTGAATGTTTAGTGATGTTACCCATACCAGAGATATCACATCGTCCCTATTTAAAGGAATTTCTGAAATTGCTTCAAATGATATGTATCTCTTCTTGTTTCTAAGCGTAGGAGGTAATATTTTGAGCTTATTCATAATCTCTCCTTTTCAATAATATTTACCCCTTTTACCACTGTATTTATTTTGTTTCTTTCTATAATATTAACCGGGTTTTTTGATAGAGAGTCTTCAGCTTCTTCAACTATCATTCCAAAACAGCGTGCAAGTGCAATTATGTCTCTGGGGGTCCGAAGATCGTATATTGAGTATGCATTGCTGGATATTATGATTGGAAACCCAAATTTACGATGCATTTTAATGATCTGTCCAAATTGACTTAGTAACCTGGCCCTTAATGAAAGTCTGGTTTTAATCAGTGGAGCTATACTTAATTCAATTGCAACTTCGTTTTCTGAAGCTTTTTTGGCATGGACATGATTTATTCCACTGTCTCTACGGTTTTTATAGGGATGTGCCAGTATATCCACCCTTGGATCTTCACATGCTGCTCTATTTATCTTTAAATTTCCGCCATTAACTATTAAAACGTCTTCTTTATCTTTAAATTTCTGGACTTTCTTTTTTAAATCTTCTGGATTTCCAGCATAAATTTCAACACCACTCCAGATTTTAAAATCACCATCAAATTTTTTAATTTCAGCAGATTTTTTATGACTATAGTTTTTAGAAGACTGGATAATTGCAACGCCGTTGTATCCAAGCCTGCGTGCTTCTAAGGCTAAGCTGGAGTCTCCATGAACATGGAAGTCAAAAAACATTTGTTATTCACCGAAAATTTCCCTTGCAAGTTCCATGGCTTTTTCTTTTTTAGCAGGATAGGCTGCTATTTTTATCTTAACATGTACAGCATCGCCATGTTCAACAATCTTTAAATCTCCAAGATATGCTCTTTGCTTGTCAAATCTAAGAAATAAATTTCCTTTCTCATCCATTTTACTGTTCAATTCATTTATAACTCTTTTTTTAGTGGAGGAATCCAGTTTCTGCAATAGTTTTATAAATTCTTTAGTTTCACGTTTTCTTTCTATTTTATCGTGCAGTATTAAAACAGGGTTTTTAAAATAACCTTCAACAGTTTCTTTTTGAGGATGAGATTTTGGAAAGAGAGTCCTGATTGCCTCCCTAACCTTTTCCTCGTTTTCTGTTCCATAAACAAACACACGGTATGAAATGTTATGGATCATGGAAATTTTACCTTTTTAAAAAAGAATTTAAGGCTTATCTTGCCTTTTCAGCACCTATTCCTTTTCCTCGAAGTCCACGGGTCTTTTTACCTTCACTGGTTAAACCACGGAATGCTCTTCCTTTATGCTGATTTTCACAGATCCAGTTAATGTTCTTATCGTTTTTAATTGAAGGGTTATTTGGATCAACCAGTATAACTTCAAAGAACTTGAATTTACCGTCTTCCCATACCCAGTATGAGTTTAAAATTTCTAAGTTAGGGTACTTTCGTGCTACTCTTTCTTCAGCAATTCTTTTAAGGGATTTTACAGGAGTTATCTTGTTTACACCCATTCTTTTGGGTTTTCTCCCGGCTGTAAATCGTGTTTTACGTCTTCCACCACGTCTAACTCTTGTTCTTACAACAACGTATCCTTTCTTAGCTTTATATCCCAGGGATCTTGCCCTGTCAATTCGTGTAGGTCTTTCTATCCTGCAAATAACACTTTCCCTTCTCCAAACAGGAGCTCTTTCCTGCATGAGTTCCTTGACGAAGGAATCGTCAGGATTTTTCCATGCGTCTCTTATATATTTATACAAAAAAACACCTCTTTTGTTCAGCTTTCGCCACATCCATGAGACTTTGTCTCAAAAAAAATTATTTTTCGCCAAATTGGCAATAATCATTATAAGTTTATGTCCATATAAAAAGGTTTTGTATATTAATCATAAATCTGCTGAATTTTTAATGGATTCAATAATGATCTTTGAATCTTATCTCAAACCTGGTTCCTCTGGATGTATCCAGATTAACTTCAGCCCCGATTTGATCAGATAAGCTGTATACTAACTTTAAACCCAGAGAATCTGCATTTTCATAGTTCAATCCTTCTGGAATTCCTGTTCCATCATCACTTACTATTAACCTGTATTCATGGTCTTTTAAGTGGAATTCAACTGTTAGATGTCCTTTTCTACCTTCTGAAAACCCGTGCTTCAGACTGTTGGAGACAAGCTCATTAAGGATTAATCCTAAAGGAATGGCTGTATCTACATCTAAAAGTGCATTATCCACATCAACATTGAGCTTTATTTGATTGGAATTAGTGGTATAACTTTTAAAGAGGTTAAAAACTATGTCTTGAGTATAATTTCCAAAATTAATTTTTTTCAGATCGCCTGACTGATATAAACGTTGATGGATAAGTGCCATGGATTTTGCACGGTTTTGACTTTCTCTAAAAATATTTAAAGCATTTTCATCCTTTATATATTTTGACTGAAGCTTGAGGAGACTTTGTATGATCATTAAATTATTTTTAACCCTGTGATGTATCTCCTTCATCATAAGGTCTTTTTCCTCTAAGGACTTTTTTAATTCTTTTTCCACATTTTTACGCTTATTTATGTCTTGAATTATGATTAGTTTCCCCTGAAATAAATTATTATCATATATTGGCGTGATCTGAACCTGAATCCAGCGGTTTAAGGGATCACCTAAATAGATTTCTGATTCATGTTGCAGTGATTCATAAGCCTCTTCAAGCTTGGAAAACTTGCTAAAAACCTCCCCTGAATGTTTACCAATATCCCGATCTGTTATCCCAATTAAACCTGCAGCTGAATTTACTTCAATCAATTTATTTTTAGCATCAAAAATCATAAAGCCGTTAACCATATTTTTAAAGAGTAGATTATATGCTAATGGAAGAATATCAAGAAAATAGAGCCTGAAAATACCTATAACAAGCAGTATTCCAGATATGGAAAAGGCAAATGGAGTAATATCCAGTCCTGGAATTTTAATAATATTAGCAGTATAAAGAGAACTAAAAATCAGAGGTATTAAACCGCTTAATAAAATAACGTAAATCTGTGCCCGGTATTTTTGGGAATAGTTTACAAGCATTTTAATTAAAATAAAAATCCCTGTTAATACAACTGCGAAACTGTACAATATATTTATCCAGAAAACAGGACCATGCTCGTAAATCAGAAATGATCCAGGTACACTTGAAGCTGGGGTAATGCTTGGCCATAAAAGCCAGTGCCACTCGTTTGTAAGTGCCATAGTTAAAACCATTAATGGTATCAAAAAAAGCAGCCCCAAATAGGATTTTTTGAGATATTTATCGTATTTAACATATTTTAATACGAAAACAAGCCAGAGAGGAGCGGCAGTAGTAACTCCAATATAGCTAATTTTTATCCAGAAAACTTTTGCCTCCATTTCCACACTGAAAAATTCCATTGCAGATCCAAAGCACCAGAAAAATACAGAAGCCATTAAGAGTATGAAACAGGTGTGTAAACTGGATGAACGCTTATTATAACTGTAAATAGCTAAAATAAGTATTATAAAAATATTTAACATTAATACTGCACCGTAGGATGAATACTGAAGACTCATGATTTTCCCTCGGATTTTTTGATTAATTTGATTAACTAAATTTTGGAATACAAATATATTCAAAAATATTCAAAAATAAGATCGAACTTTTTAAATTTTTTGTGTACAGTTTCATCAGGCCATTTATTTAAGTTAAAATTAAAGAAATAAAGAAATCATTAAAGAATCTTTATAAATTCAGTTTATTAACTGGTTAACTTATAAAGAATTCTCATTGCTTTTATAAATGGCGGATTTCCAGATGTTAAAAGAACCACTCTTAAAACATCCACTATTTCATCCTTTGTTATCCCAAATTCGTTTATAGCACTTTGCATTTGCTTTTCCATGGCACGATCATCTGAGGCTCCTGCAGTGATTCCAAGAGCAATTAGTTTCTGTGTTCTGTAGTCTAAGACTTTTCCAGTATATGCTGCCTCATTTAATTCTACAACTGCTTTATAAATGTCTGGATAGTCTTTTTTAACGTGTACCATTCCTTTACCATAGAATACATCCTCTTTCATTCCTGAATTCCTCCTTAATTGAATTTATCTCCTGTTTTATGCAAAACGTTACCCTGTGTAACGCTGTACTATTATATGAATTTAATAATATACATAATTATTCATATAATTCATATACTCTGATCATTAGAATAAGGCCATATCTCTATTTTACTGGAAAAAAAACATATGAAACATGAGAAATTTAAGCTTTTAAATTATACAGGCCCTACATCTTCTCGCCCTTCTCTCATACCTTTTCCTGCTTCTTTAAGCATGGCATCAGGTTTGAACATCATCTTAACCAGATTTCTGGCGTGATCACGTGCCCTGTTTTCTGCTAACCACTTCAGATCTTTTGCATCCTTTCCCTCATCTTCATGGACAAAAACCTCAAGAATATGGGTGTTTGTCATAAGTTGAGCTTGAATAAGGCCTGTCGAAGCTTCATGGGCGCAAACTTTGTCTTTTTCTTCGCCTCCAGGCATTCCAAGAGCCATTACAATTTCACACCCTTCTTCTTCTATTAATTTTTTAGATGCTACTGGAAGATCCTTTATTCCGGGAACAGTACGTCTTATAAATTTAATATTTCCAACATGCTGCTTAATTTCATCTATTGCATGCGCGCCCATATCCACTCTGGCAAAGGTAGTATCACAGATTCCTACTTTCATTCTATCACCTACTTGCAGCTAAGTTTATCTTTAAAATGATCCTTTAATTTCCTTCTTGCTTCTCCTATGGTTAAAGGATATGGTTTTTCAAAGGGCATTTCATCCTCTTTTTGCAGTATCTCCATAAGATGAGCAATCCTTGGAAGTCTTAAGTTAGCATCCCTTATTGTTTTAACATCCCCAAATACTTCCTGAGGGCTTCCTTTTTTTATAATCGTTCCATTACTAATTATATAAACATGATAAGCATAAAGAGGCACCAGATCTACGTCATGAGTTGATATAATAATGGTCATCCCTTCTTTATTTAATTCGTAGAGTATTCTAAGGATCTGTGATGCACCCTTTGGATCAAGACCTGAAGTAGGCTCGTCGAGCACCATGATCCTGGGATTCATGGCCAGTATACCCGCAATGGCCACTCTCTTCTTTTGACCCCCGCTTAAATGGTGAGGTGCTTTATTTTTAAATTTTTCCATCCCAACACGCTTAAGAGATTCGTCAACTCTCCTTTCAACTTCATCTTTAGATAAACCCATGTTCATAGGCCCAAAGGCCACATCTTCAACTACTGTGGGTGCAAAAAGCTGATCGTCAGGATTTTGAAACACTATTCCCACATTCTGCCTCACTTTCATAAGGTTATTTTTATCGTATTTAATTTCCTCGCCATTTACAATGATGCTTCCAGAAGTGGGTCTTAAAATGCCATTAAAATGTAAAAAAAGTGTGGATTTACCTGCACCATTTGGACCTAAAAGTGCAATGATTTTTCCATCAGCTGCTTTAAAATTAACTTTTTTCAAGGCTTCAGTGCCGTCAGGATAATGATAAGTAATGTCTTTTGTTTCTATTATATTCATGAATTCACCTTGATAATAAATAGTATAATGGGATCTATTTATTAGTTCAAAGTTTCATTTTTCTATTATATAAAGTCTAATTGTTAACATTTGATTATAGAGCCGAAAGTGGAAAACAAAGATAGTTCATATAATTTTTAAGCCCCATGTTAAATAAGTGCCTAACAAAAGGAGTGATTCAAATAATAGCAGTAATATTATATTTTTAACGCCCATGTTCTCATGAGTTTTAAATGAGTTAATAGAACCATCATAACACCTTGACTCCATTGCAATATATGCCTGCTCTCCTTTTAGCCAGGTTCTAATAAAAAGATTGCTTGATAACATCCCCAGTGCTTTATAAGTGTTTTTTATGTTATTGTAGCCCATTCGTGTTTTCTGTGAGTTGTACATATTTCCTGCCTCTTCTAAAAATAGAAATATGTAGCGGTACATGAGCATCGCAATTTCAATTACTATTTTGGGTACCTTCAAACCTTCAAACATGAAGAACATTTCATTCATCGGTGTTGTAAGTGTTAAAAATGCAAGACAGGTAAATCCCCCCATAATTCTACTAAAAATTAGTAATCCAAGGTTAAAACCGTCTTCAGTTACTGCAAGATTGAATATTCCAACTTCTAAAAGCGGTGCACCAATTCCAAAGAAGATTGACATAAAGATGAATGTTAAAAATCCAAAGAAGAAGGGAATGCTTAGAAATTTTAGATAAAAGTTCCATGGAATTTTAGCTTTAAAAATAATCAAAAATGACATTGAAAAAGTTATAAATAGAGGAATAACCGGTGATGTGGCTATTAAGCTCACCATCATTGTTAAAATTGCAAATAAAACCTTAAAATATGTATTCACATTTTTAAGGCTGTTGGAATGAGCATAGCTATCTAATGTGTTTTCAAACATCACGTCACCAGTTTCTGCATGTTTTATTTAGCGTTGGACACATTTCTTTCTGTTTCATCCATCTTTTTCTTCTCTTTTGCCTGGCCATTATAATATCCAAGGACGTAGCCTATTATAATCCCGCCAATAGCTGCCTGCAATGAAAACAGGAGACTTGCTATCTCCCCACTTGGTGGTTCCCAGATAGAACTGAACCATGGTTTATAGCCGGTTTCCTCTATAATTTCACTGGCTGCGCCATCTGCACCACCAAAGTAACCTTCATCTTCTCCAAGACCACTATAGATGACAAGGGGGGAAATTGCAATTAATGCAACCAGGCAAAGTAAAATAACTGGTTTTTTATCCACCATTTAAACCACCGCCTTTGTTTTTAGCCCTATTACTTTTAAATTCTCTAAAATATCAGGCCTTAATTTCATCAGATAATCGAATATTACAACTGTTAGCAGGCCTTCTGCTATTGCAAGTGGTACCTGGGTGTAAGCAAATACTGTCATGAATGTTACGATTGATTCTCCAAATGTAGGTATTGGAAATGCCAGAGATAGCTGTACTGCAGTAACAACATATGTCAGGAGGCCGCCGATAAACACTGCCAAAAATACTCCAATTGATGTAGATACTCCTGCTTTTGCAGCTCCTTTATAAATTATCCATGCTGCAAAAGGTCCTACAATACCCATAGAGAAAATATTAGCACCTAATGTAGTTATCCCCCCATGTGCAAGGAGTAAAGACTGGAAAAGCAGAACAATTGTACCTAAAACACATGTTACTGCCGGTCCAAATAGTACAGCACCCAGACCAGTACCTGTAGGGTGAGAACAACTCCCTGTAACTGAGGGAAGCTTTAAAGATGATAAAACGAATATAAATGCACCTGATACTGCCAGTAATGGTTTTAGTTCAGGGTTTTTGTCTGTAATCTTTTTAATTTGAATTATGCCATATGCAACTACTGGTAATGCTACCATGTACCAGAATAAGCACCATTCAAGAGGTAAAAATCCTTCCATAATATGCATGTTCAAATCTCCTTTACTTTTTATAAAGTATACTTGAATGATTTTTATATATAAATATTTCCACGGAAACCAGGGACAAACCATTTAAGTAAATTAGACCAGATTAATTCCATGGAAGTGAAAAATAACATTATTCTGGCACTGGACGTTTTAAACATGGAAGAAGCACTGAGCATCGTTGATAATGTTCATAAATACATAAATACAATTAAAATTGGATATCCTCTTGTTTTAAGCCAGGGACCAGAGTCAATAATGGTTATTGAAGAAAATTTTGACTCTAAAATAATAGCAGATTTTAAAGTTGCAGATATTCCAGAAACTAATAAAAAAATAGCAGATCTCACATTTGAAGCAGGGGCAGATGCTTTAATTGTTCACGGGTTTGCAGGTGAAGACAGTGTCAAAGCATGCATGGAATCAGCTGAAATCTATGGCAAGGAACTATTTCTTTTAACTGAAATGTCTCATCCTGGAGCTTCAATGTTTATCCAGCAGCATAGCGAAGAAATTGCTGAAATGGGAGTTAAAATGGGTATAACTAATTATGTTGGTCCTTCAACCAGATTAGATCGGCTCCAAAAGATTAGAAGCATTATAGGAAATGAATCCTTCCTCATTTCTCCAGGAGTAGGTACTCAAGGAGGAGATCCAAAAGAAACCCTTAAATTTGCAGATGCATTAATTGTTGGAAGGTCTATTTACCTATCAGAAGATCCTGAAGAAGCTGTTAAAGGTATCATTAATGGAATAAGATCTTAAAACTATCTTTAAGCCGTCGAACACTATGTGTTCGGGCCAACCAAAATCAGAGATTTTGATTGATTTAGAATCTGTAAGTTCCAATAATACTGTAAATTCGGCTATAGATCGAATCAAATTTCAAGCCAGCAAATTCATAAGCTAATTCAAAGATTAAAAACAGTACTAAACTTTGAATTGCCATAAAGTGAACACCATAAACCTGAAAACCTGGATAAAAACTGTTAATAGCTCCAAAAAGTGCTAAAACAAGAATTGCTGTTTTAAGAGCAAATCTGTATTTAAAAAATATCTCTAAGATCTTGCCTTTTTCATAAATCCTTTTGTTATCATTCCCGATTTCGTCGATATATGATGCAATAGCACATACTGCCAGCGTCCCTATTCCAACTGCGGGAAAGCCATGTAAAAATGCAATTAATAGAAATATAACTGCTGTAACTGCATGATTGATACAGTTTATTTTTTTTGCAATAAAAGTTCCAGTAAAGACTCCGAAAAAAATATAGGCAGCATCCAGGTTGAATGTTACCAGATAGCCCATGAACACCCCGCATAAAATTCCAGCAAGTATTCCAAGAAGCTTATTATTCTTTTTATCATGCATATCATCAGATATTTTCATGAAAAAACCCGATAATGGGTAAAGTAAAATTTCTAACAAATTATCTCTCCTCAAATAATATTTGAATTCGTATTATATATTTTTTTAAACTGGTTTAATATCCTATTCAATTATTTCCCCTACTTAAAAAACATTAATTGTAGGGATAATTATATACTTTAAAGGTGAAACAAATGGAAATAGAGATAGAAGTGGTGGGAAAAGGTAAAGCTCTTGGGAAATTAGACAGAAGAAACCCTGAAACTGCAGGAAAAATTTATGAAAGTTTACCTTTCAAGGGAAATGTAAATATATACTTTGAGGAAGTATATTTTGTTATACCTCTAAATTTAGAATATGAAAATCCTTCTGGAAAATCTATATGTGGTGATATATCTTACTGGCCGCCTGGAAATGCCTTCTGTATTTTTTATGGCGATTCGCAACCGGCATCAGACGTAAATCACATTGGTAAAATAACTGAAAACTTAGACGTCATAAAAGAAGCTCGAGATGGAGATAAAATAATAATCAGAAAAAAGTAAATCCTGAGTCTTTAATGGAGATTATTCAACTATCAGTTTAAAAAGCATGTCTTTAAAACTTCTTTAAAATTTGAATTACTTCATCCTCTGTAACATCTGACCATTTCATATAAGCATCTGCAACTGCAAAGGCCCATCCACTTCTTAGATTTGCACAGTACACAGCTTCAACATTTGGGACAATATGTTTTACAGCTTCCAGGTGCCCTGTTGGAACTGCTACAATTATTTCATCAGCACCAGAATTTTTAAGAGCTTCTACAGCTACGAGCATGGT
This region of Methanobacterium sp. genomic DNA includes:
- a CDS encoding cyclophilin-like fold protein; this encodes MEIEIEVVGKGKALGKLDRRNPETAGKIYESLPFKGNVNIYFEEVYFVIPLNLEYENPSGKSICGDISYWPPGNAFCIFYGDSQPASDVNHIGKITENLDVIKEARDGDKIIIRKK